A section of the Castanea sativa cultivar Marrone di Chiusa Pesio chromosome 12, ASM4071231v1 genome encodes:
- the LOC142620144 gene encoding dihydrofolate synthetase-like: protein MAIFFLPVGFIFLSSTHIQTLRERISLGRFGEPVSAKTLNCLFLQIKKILDQAIEHENGRISHFEIFTAMAFTLFARENVDIAVIEAGLGGARDATNIIYSSGLAASVITTIGEEHLAVLGGSLESIAMAKSGIIKHGCPLVLGGPLLPHIECFLRDNALSMSSPVVSVSDAGNQCTIKGISRINGRPYQSCDLFIQIERDFKLFLELLDVKLCMLGSHQLQNATATRAALCLRNLGWRISDGSITAGLERTFLLGRRQILTSKETEALGLHGTTVLLDGAHTKESANALVKTIKMTFGEAPLALVVAMASDKDHVGFAREFLSAGGELEVVLLTEADIAGGKSRTTLASLLRDCWIQASKELGIDIAHDGTTKSREVFSNLLVCSASKLENGTILAAESSLMASLKATNQILRERTGNQSGIIVVTGSLHIVSMVLAALSG from the exons ATGG ctatattttttttaccagtAGGCTTCATTTTCTTAAGCAGCACACATATTCAGACTTTAAGGGAACGCATATCATTGGGAAGATTTGGTGAGCCGGTGTCAGCAAAGACATTAAATTGTCTTTTCCttcagattaaaaaaattcttgatcAGGCAATAGAGCATGAAAATGGGCGTATAAGTCATTTTGAG ATTTTCACTGCAATGGCATTCACCCTATTTGCTCGAGAGAATGTTGACATTGCAGTTATTGAG GCTGGGTTGGGAGGTGCACGGGACGcaacaaatattatttatagttCTGGACTTGCTGCATCAGTCATAACTACAATAGGCGAGGAACATTTGGCTGTGCTTGGAGGTTCTCTGGAAAGCATTGCCATGGCAAAGTCAGGAATCATTAAACATGGCTGCCCA TTGGTGCTGGGTGGGCCTCTCCTTCCACACATTGAATGCTTTCTACGGGATAACGCATTGTCAATGTCTTCTCCCGTAGTATCAGTATCTGATGCTGGAAATCAATGTACCATAAAAGGTATTAGCAGGATCAATGGTAGACCTTACCAATCTTGTGATCTATTCATACAAATTGAGAGGGACTTTAAGCTG TTCCTTGAGTTACTGGATGTGAAACTGTGCATGCTTGGAAGTCACCAACTTCAAAATGCAACTGCCACCCGTGCAGCACTCTGCCTTCGTAATCTAG GATGGAGAATTTCAGATGGATCTATTACGGCTGGTTTAGAGCGTACATTCTTGCTTGGAAGAAGACAAATTCTAACATCAAAAGAAACTGAGGCACTAGGACTACATGGAACAACGGTATTGCTGGATGGAG CCCACACCAAAGAATCTGCTAATGCTTTGGTGAAGACAATAAAGATGACATTTGGAGAGGCACCATTGGCTCTTGTGGTTGCAATGGCAAGTGACAAAGACCATGTTGGATTTGCAAGAGAGTTTCTTTCAG CTGGTGGAGAATTAGAAGTAGTCCTTCTGACAGAAGCTGACATTGCTGGAGGCAAATCTCGAACAACTTTAGCTTCTTTATTAAGAGATTGTTGGATCCAAGCTTCCAAAGAATTGGGCATTGATATTGCCCATGATGGCACGACAAAATCCAGGGAAGTGTTCAGTAATCTATTAGTATGCTCTGCAAGCAAATTAGAAAATGGAACCATATTAGCTGCTGAAAGTTCATTAATGGCTTCATTGAAGGCTACAAATCAGATCCTAAGAGAAAGGACAGGTAATCAGTCAGGCATTATTGTAGTCACTGGATCTCTGCATATAGTTTCGATGGTATTAGCTGCTCTCAGTGGTTAA